A window of the Phaseolus vulgaris cultivar G19833 chromosome 5, P. vulgaris v2.0, whole genome shotgun sequence genome harbors these coding sequences:
- the LOC137833966 gene encoding uncharacterized protein encodes MVRWVIELSKYDILYKPRGPIKGQVYVKFVVELALQNLNMEDFVWILSVDRLSNLQGSGAGIILEDLDGVPSEQSLKFTLKASNNQAKYETLIAGMLFGKELRVPCLLAKSESLLITSQVSGDYHAKDPQLEIFSVFDLLHVPRDKNSREDLLSKLASSRKGGAYDTMIQETVKTPRVTT; translated from the coding sequence ATGGTTAGATGGGTCATCGAGCTATCGAAGTATGACATTCTGTACAAACCACGAGGTCCTATCAAAGGACAAGTATACGTCAAATTTGTTGTGGAGCTCGCCCTGCAAAACTTAAACATGGAAGATTTTGTGTGGATCCTCTCCGTAGATCGGTTGTCTAACCTTCAGGGGAGTGGAGCGGGCATCATTCTTGAAGATCTCGATGGAGTGCCTTCTGAGCAGTCACTTAAGTTCACATtgaaagctagcaacaatcaggccaAGTATGAGACACTAATAGCTGGGATGTTATTTGGAAAGGAACTAAGAGTGCCTTGTTTGTTAGCAAAAAGTGAGTCATTGCTTATAACTAGTCAAGTATCTGGAGATTATCATGCAAAGGATCCTCAACTGGAGATCTTTTCTGTTTTTGATCTTTTGCATGTTCCAAGGGACAAAAACTCCCGAGAAGATCTACTATCTAAGTTGGCAAGTTCAAGAAAAGGGGGAGCATATGATACAATGATACAAGAGACAGTAAAGACTCCGAGAGTAACTACATGA